A stretch of the Deltaproteobacteria bacterium IMCC39524 genome encodes the following:
- a CDS encoding CooT family nickel-binding protein, giving the protein MCLNDGHFLLVQGDQETTLEDVASLLVVKDKVRLVDVFGKHRDIDASIQEIDLLNNRIVLG; this is encoded by the coding sequence ATGTGTCTGAATGATGGTCATTTTCTCCTGGTCCAGGGCGATCAGGAAACTACGTTGGAAGACGTCGCTTCGCTGTTGGTTGTGAAAGATAAAGTACGCCTGGTCGACGTGTTCGGCAAGCATCGCGATATAGATGCATCAATCCAGGAAATCGATTTACTGAACAACCGGATTGTTCTGGGCTGA
- the alr gene encoding alanine racemase, translating into MSVTRPTRVEIDLAALRHNFQEVQRTVGDGCEVLAVVKADAYGHGVGLVAPALAAAGAKLFGVALVEEGVELRKLGIEQPILILGSFFPGQEADVIEYQLTPVLYDLACARRLDSAARDAGRSIDYHLKVDTGMGRLGFRVDRLDEVLPVLKNLKSLNMSGVMSHLAVADEPEKPLTALQCEAFSAVVARVEKAGFRPFYKHIANSAGIYSRKLNGCNLVRPGISLYGGLTGGPFAHPFTQQSVMHFVSQVAQLKDVPSGEGISYGHRFVTSRQSRVAAIPVGYADGYNRLLTNRGEVLIHGRRAPVVGTVCMDWILVDVTSFPDVQVGDQVSLLGRDGDDIITAEEWADKVGSITYEVFCNISKRVPRVPVNL; encoded by the coding sequence ATGTCTGTGACACGCCCAACCAGAGTTGAAATCGACCTTGCCGCTCTACGGCATAATTTCCAGGAAGTCCAACGAACCGTTGGTGACGGGTGTGAGGTTCTGGCCGTCGTCAAGGCCGACGCCTATGGCCATGGTGTGGGCCTTGTCGCGCCGGCCCTGGCCGCAGCAGGGGCCAAGCTGTTCGGTGTGGCTCTCGTTGAGGAAGGTGTGGAATTACGTAAGCTGGGAATCGAACAGCCGATTCTTATTCTTGGTAGCTTTTTCCCCGGTCAGGAAGCTGACGTTATTGAATATCAATTAACTCCGGTTCTCTACGATTTGGCCTGCGCCCGCAGGTTGGATAGCGCGGCCCGCGATGCCGGAAGAAGTATCGATTATCACCTCAAGGTGGATACCGGTATGGGGCGGCTTGGATTTCGGGTCGACAGGCTCGATGAAGTCTTGCCTGTTTTGAAGAACCTGAAGAGCCTGAACATGTCTGGTGTTATGAGCCACCTGGCCGTTGCTGACGAGCCGGAGAAGCCCTTGACGGCTTTACAATGTGAGGCTTTCTCTGCCGTTGTGGCGAGAGTCGAAAAAGCTGGCTTCAGGCCCTTTTATAAACATATTGCCAATAGCGCCGGTATCTACAGCAGGAAACTCAATGGCTGCAACCTGGTTCGGCCCGGGATCTCTTTGTACGGCGGCTTGACGGGAGGCCCTTTTGCCCATCCCTTCACTCAGCAATCGGTCATGCATTTCGTCAGCCAGGTGGCCCAACTCAAAGACGTTCCTTCCGGGGAGGGCATCTCTTACGGTCACCGTTTTGTTACTTCGAGGCAGTCACGAGTAGCGGCGATCCCGGTGGGGTATGCTGATGGCTACAATCGTCTGTTGACCAATCGTGGCGAAGTTTTGATCCATGGCCGGCGGGCTCCTGTTGTTGGCACTGTTTGCATGGATTGGATCCTTGTCGATGTGACCAGCTTCCCTGACGTTCAGGTCGGTGACCAGGTCTCTCTGCTCGGTCGGGATGGTGACGATATCATCACCGCAGAAGAGTGGGCGGACAAGGTCGGCTCGATCACCTATGAGGTTTTCTGCAATATCAGCAAGCGGGTTCCTCGGGTTCCCGTTAATCTTTAA
- a CDS encoding ASKHA domain-containing protein — protein MKRFVVLDLGTTTLAGRLLSASGESLAEKQVANPQREEGVDILARLQKAHDDGGERLQSLLVDALRLLIAELLDSSGCKVEAVISLAAAGNPGMSCLLQHLPVGSLLFPPHRSPYKGLAHIPVSDLDFGVPSPLEMFPLATGFVGGDLVSCLVGLQDVTVGTLLLDLGTNAELALWDGERWWVTSAAAGPAFEGGNIGSGMIMADGAVTDVRLIDDRLQLTVAGKGTPRGLCGSGLAALVAVARQGGLIDKTGRILAADEVETNLGRYLVEQEGAWSICFHRDASGELLLTQDDVRNFQLAKGAVRAGIDVLLAKGGFTPQGVSQVLVTGALGTALPVEVLKRVALLPEAMLDKTSFVANGVLAGLQAYLTATDGQQRLANLMNTIQPFPLSGTPAFEKQFLEALEF, from the coding sequence ATGAAGCGATTCGTCGTCCTTGACCTTGGCACCACAACTCTGGCAGGCCGCTTGCTCTCAGCCTCCGGCGAGAGCTTGGCCGAAAAGCAGGTCGCGAACCCTCAGCGCGAAGAGGGTGTCGATATCCTCGCGCGCTTGCAAAAGGCCCATGACGATGGTGGCGAGCGGTTGCAATCACTTCTTGTCGATGCTCTCCGGTTGTTAATTGCCGAACTTCTCGACAGCTCAGGTTGTAAGGTGGAGGCTGTCATTTCCCTCGCTGCAGCAGGCAATCCCGGCATGTCCTGCCTGTTGCAGCATTTACCCGTGGGCTCATTGCTTTTCCCCCCGCACCGGTCTCCTTATAAGGGCCTGGCGCACATTCCTGTTAGTGACCTGGACTTCGGTGTTCCTTCACCTCTGGAGATGTTCCCGCTGGCGACAGGTTTCGTTGGCGGAGACTTGGTCTCCTGTCTGGTTGGATTGCAGGATGTTACGGTCGGAACTCTGTTGCTCGATCTTGGCACCAACGCAGAACTTGCTCTCTGGGATGGTGAGCGTTGGTGGGTGACTTCGGCTGCTGCTGGCCCTGCTTTTGAAGGCGGCAACATCGGTTCGGGGATGATTATGGCTGATGGCGCGGTCACCGATGTTCGCCTGATCGATGATCGTCTGCAACTCACCGTAGCCGGGAAGGGTACACCGCGCGGTCTGTGCGGTAGCGGCCTGGCTGCGCTGGTCGCCGTAGCGCGACAGGGTGGTTTGATCGATAAAACAGGGCGTATCCTTGCTGCTGATGAGGTCGAGACAAATCTGGGCCGATACCTTGTAGAGCAAGAGGGCGCATGGTCAATCTGTTTTCATCGAGATGCCAGTGGCGAGTTGCTTCTGACCCAGGATGACGTACGCAACTTTCAACTGGCAAAAGGTGCGGTTCGGGCCGGTATCGACGTCCTCTTGGCAAAAGGCGGTTTCACTCCGCAAGGTGTATCACAGGTCCTGGTTACCGGAGCGCTCGGGACGGCTTTGCCTGTTGAGGTTTTGAAAAGGGTTGCCTTGCTGCCGGAGGCCATGTTAGATAAAACCTCCTTTGTCGCAAATGGGGTGCTGGCGGGCTTACAAGCCTATTTGACAGCTACAGACGGTCAACAGCGATTGGCTAATCTGATGAATACGATTCAGCCTTTTCCACTCTCTGGCACCCCTGCTTTCGAAAAACAGTTTTTGGAGGCCTTGGAATTCTAA
- the purH gene encoding bifunctional phosphoribosylaminoimidazolecarboxamide formyltransferase/IMP cyclohydrolase, which yields MAVIKRALISVSDKTGIVDFAKELSQYGVEILSTGGTASMMREAGLEVKDVSEHTGYPEMLDGRVKTLHPKVHGGLLGLRDNPAHVAKMAEHDITPIDMVVVNLYPFEETVANLDCTLEDAIENIDIGGPTMLRSAAKNNQSVTVVVDPADYAVVLDEMKSNAGEVSRETNFRLALKVYQRTSAYDAAISNWLGKRVDAESADFPSALTFQYQRTEIMRYGENPHQKAAFYVESNIAEVSIATAKQLQGKQLSYNNIADTDAALECVKQYNDGPACVIVKHANPCGVAYGETLLDAYNRAFSTDTESAFGGIIAFNHELDADTAKAIVDKQFVEVIIAPKVGAGVSEIVAAKKNVRLLECGAWPEQTAARFDLKKVNGGMLVQEADLQLTAELKVVSKRQPTEQEMKDLLFTWRVAKFVKSNAIVYGKDGMTIGVGAGQMSRVNSARIAAIKAEHAGLEVKGAVMASDAFFPFRDGIDNAAAVGISAVIQPGGSIRDEEVIAAADEHGMTMVFTSMRHFRH from the coding sequence ATGGCAGTCATCAAACGTGCACTGATCAGTGTTTCCGACAAAACCGGCATCGTCGATTTTGCCAAAGAATTGAGTCAATACGGCGTGGAGATCCTCTCCACCGGTGGTACCGCCAGCATGATGCGTGAAGCGGGCCTTGAGGTGAAGGATGTCTCCGAGCATACCGGTTATCCTGAGATGCTGGACGGCCGCGTTAAGACCTTGCATCCGAAGGTTCATGGCGGATTGCTTGGATTACGTGATAACCCGGCGCATGTGGCCAAAATGGCAGAGCATGACATCACGCCGATCGATATGGTCGTCGTCAATCTCTACCCTTTTGAAGAAACCGTTGCAAATCTTGATTGTACTCTTGAGGATGCCATTGAGAATATTGATATAGGTGGGCCGACCATGCTCCGCAGCGCAGCCAAGAACAACCAGTCGGTCACCGTGGTTGTTGATCCAGCCGATTATGCTGTGGTTCTGGATGAGATGAAGTCCAACGCCGGTGAGGTCTCACGCGAAACCAACTTTCGCCTCGCCCTAAAAGTTTATCAGCGCACCTCCGCTTACGATGCCGCCATCTCCAACTGGCTGGGTAAGCGGGTCGATGCGGAGAGTGCCGATTTCCCGAGCGCTCTGACCTTCCAGTACCAGCGCACAGAAATTATGCGCTACGGCGAGAACCCTCACCAGAAGGCGGCTTTCTACGTTGAAAGCAATATAGCCGAGGTTTCGATTGCGACAGCGAAACAACTGCAGGGCAAACAACTCTCCTACAACAATATTGCCGATACCGACGCGGCCCTTGAATGCGTCAAGCAGTACAACGATGGACCCGCTTGCGTCATTGTCAAGCACGCTAACCCTTGTGGTGTTGCTTACGGCGAGACGCTTCTCGATGCTTATAATAGGGCCTTCAGCACGGACACCGAATCAGCCTTTGGCGGCATCATCGCATTCAATCACGAGCTTGATGCGGATACCGCAAAGGCAATTGTCGATAAGCAGTTTGTAGAAGTCATCATCGCGCCGAAGGTCGGTGCGGGCGTCAGTGAGATTGTCGCCGCCAAGAAGAATGTGCGCCTGCTCGAATGTGGTGCATGGCCGGAACAAACCGCTGCGCGATTCGATTTAAAAAAGGTCAATGGTGGTATGCTGGTTCAGGAAGCCGATTTGCAGCTGACCGCAGAGCTGAAAGTGGTCAGCAAGCGGCAACCGACAGAGCAAGAGATGAAAGACCTGCTCTTTACCTGGCGGGTGGCCAAGTTCGTCAAGTCGAACGCCATTGTGTACGGTAAAGACGGCATGACGATCGGCGTTGGCGCCGGTCAGATGAGTCGTGTTAACTCGGCGCGCATCGCAGCGATCAAGGCTGAACACGCTGGCCTCGAGGTCAAGGGCGCGGTCATGGCTTCCGATGCCTTCTTCCCTTTCCGGGATGGCATCGACAACGCTGCTGCGGTTGGTATCAGCGCTGTTATTCAGCCAGGCGGCTCGATTCGCGATGAAGAAGTCATCGCTGCGGCCGATGAGCATGGCATGACGATGGTCTTTACCAGCATGCGGCATTTTAGACACTAA
- the purD gene encoding phosphoribosylamine--glycine ligase yields the protein MKILVVGGGGREHALVWKIGQSPLVETIYCAPGNPGIAGLADCVHIPADDIDALLDFAKAEKVDLTIVGPEVPLTMGIVDRFQASGLEIFGPNKAAACIEGSKSFSKDLMAKYAIPTAAYQTFTDHAAAVAYIKEQGAPIVVKADGLAAGKGVIVAMDEAQAIAAVDDIMLDKVFGAAGASVVIEEFMDGEEASFFAFTDGKNILPLASSQDHKRAFDNDEGPNTGGMGAYSPAPVVTPELHNVIVETIVKPTIAGMASDGCPYSGILYVGLMIKDGKPRVVEYNARFGDPEAQPLLMRMKSDIVPVLQACARGNLQQDSIEWHDKAAVCVVLASGGYPAKYAKGFEIMGLDDVLTMDDVVVFHAGTSFEDGKIVNTGGRVLGVTGLGSTVAEAIDCAYGAVDKINWNGVHFRKDIGKKALNR from the coding sequence ATGAAAATACTCGTCGTTGGTGGTGGTGGTCGTGAACATGCGCTGGTCTGGAAGATCGGACAATCGCCTCTGGTTGAAACGATTTACTGTGCTCCGGGCAACCCGGGAATAGCCGGTTTGGCGGACTGTGTGCATATTCCTGCCGACGATATCGATGCGTTGCTTGATTTTGCCAAAGCTGAAAAGGTTGATCTTACGATAGTTGGCCCGGAAGTTCCCCTGACTATGGGTATTGTGGATCGGTTTCAAGCCTCTGGCCTGGAGATCTTTGGTCCGAACAAGGCGGCCGCCTGCATCGAAGGAAGCAAGAGCTTCTCCAAGGATTTGATGGCAAAGTACGCGATTCCGACCGCTGCCTATCAGACCTTCACGGATCATGCTGCCGCTGTCGCTTACATCAAGGAGCAGGGTGCGCCGATTGTTGTTAAAGCTGATGGCCTGGCCGCCGGTAAAGGCGTCATCGTGGCCATGGATGAGGCGCAGGCGATTGCCGCAGTCGATGACATCATGCTCGACAAGGTTTTTGGTGCCGCTGGTGCCAGCGTCGTCATTGAAGAATTCATGGACGGTGAAGAAGCCTCTTTCTTCGCCTTTACCGATGGTAAGAATATTCTGCCGCTGGCTTCCTCCCAGGATCACAAGCGGGCCTTCGACAATGATGAGGGGCCGAACACTGGTGGCATGGGCGCCTATTCTCCGGCTCCGGTGGTGACACCGGAGCTCCACAATGTCATTGTCGAGACGATCGTCAAGCCGACGATTGCAGGCATGGCCAGTGATGGCTGTCCGTACAGTGGGATTCTCTATGTCGGCTTGATGATCAAGGATGGCAAGCCACGCGTCGTTGAGTACAATGCCCGTTTCGGTGATCCGGAGGCCCAGCCTCTGCTGATGCGCATGAAGTCTGATATCGTTCCGGTGCTGCAGGCCTGCGCTCGCGGCAACCTGCAACAGGACTCGATCGAATGGCACGACAAGGCGGCTGTCTGCGTGGTTTTGGCCAGCGGCGGGTATCCGGCCAAATATGCCAAGGGCTTTGAGATCATGGGGCTGGACGATGTGCTGACGATGGATGATGTGGTGGTTTTTCATGCCGGGACCAGCTTCGAAGACGGTAAGATCGTTAACACCGGCGGTCGTGTTCTCGGCGTTACTGGATTAGGCAGTACAGTTGCCGAGGCGATCGATTGTGCTTACGGTGCTGTTGATAAGATTAACTGGAATGGTGTTCACTTCCGCAAGGATATTGGTAAAAAGGCTTTAAATCGCTAG
- the purE gene encoding 5-(carboxyamino)imidazole ribonucleotide mutase gives MTDRPLVGILMGSDNDYEIMKETAVALNQFGIPFEMTVSSAHRTPERTAKIVRTAKERGVKILIAGAGAAAHLAGVVAAETTLPVIAVPIDATALNGMDALLAMVQMPAGIPVATMAIGKAGARNAGIFAAQVLAVDDVALSEKLVQFKADMAAGVEAKAEALSQRLAQDFG, from the coding sequence ATGACTGACAGACCCCTCGTCGGCATCCTGATGGGAAGCGACAACGACTACGAAATCATGAAAGAGACGGCCGTTGCGCTGAACCAGTTCGGCATTCCTTTCGAGATGACAGTTTCCAGTGCCCACCGCACCCCGGAGCGCACGGCCAAGATCGTTAGAACGGCAAAGGAGCGTGGTGTCAAAATCCTGATTGCCGGAGCCGGAGCAGCGGCACACCTTGCCGGGGTGGTTGCTGCTGAAACGACCCTTCCTGTCATCGCCGTGCCGATCGATGCAACGGCGCTCAATGGCATGGACGCCCTGCTGGCAATGGTGCAGATGCCTGCTGGAATCCCGGTGGCGACCATGGCTATCGGCAAGGCTGGCGCGCGTAATGCCGGAATCTTTGCAGCACAGGTGTTGGCTGTTGACGATGTTGCACTCAGCGAGAAGCTCGTGCAGTTCAAGGCAGATATGGCTGCAGGAGTTGAAGCCAAAGCCGAAGCTCTCAGCCAGCGGCTTGCGCAAGATTTTGGATGA